CACGCTGATGAATTTATCGTCGAGATCGACGTCCACTTGCCCGGCCTGAAATACAGAAGGCAATTTCGAGACTACCTGGTCGGATCCACACTGATGGTCGTGCGAAACCTGTCAGGTCTCACCAGACAGCTGCATCAATGCCAGCTCTATGGGCACCCCCAAACACCGACAGAACAAGCCGAGCTGACCGCGTTCCTGGGCTGCACGCCAGATTTCGGAGCACAAAGAATCGTCCTGCACTTTCCCGCATCACTGGGTCTGTCACCTCTGGCGCCATCAGCTATTCGAAATCCGCGTGTTGCTAGCGACATGGCCAGTGCCCGCCGGCACTTGGAAGCGTCAATTCAATCAGCTTTGACTTACCTGCTTGTAAGCGGGGCATCCAACGTACAGACGGTGGCTTCGCTACTGGGGTACTCAGAGCGCACGCTGCGCAGACGACTTACCCAACATGGCTTGTCGTACCAGGGCATTCTGGACGCCTTTCGTCTGGATCAAGCCAATAAATACCTGAGCAGCACACACTACCGCATGAGTGACATTGCAAGCTTGCTCGGATTTGCCAACCAGAGTGCCTTTTCGCGCTTTTACCTCAATGCAACCGGCTTAACGCCCAGCCGCTATCGTGCGGGGCTGCTCAGCAACACATCGCCTGAATAGTGCAAAAACGCTCGTGCAGGGCTAGTTTCAGCTTGAATCGGGCCAGACCAGAACAGCCCGTGGTCCAGTTTTTGTGATCAGCCTGTGTATTGACAGCTGAACTCTACACGCATCAAAATTACCGACTGATTAGTCGGTCTATCTCATGAGCAAGCGACAAGACATACTCGACACGGCTGTTGAACTGTTCGTGCGCCAGGGCGTGGACAACACACCCACATCCCAGATCA
The Oceanococcus atlanticus DNA segment above includes these coding regions:
- a CDS encoding helix-turn-helix domain-containing protein, which translates into the protein MIEPQIYLRSQAEIYLIEPFIYLLRSIFIRDHIAEALMPALHSSPFVLNSFLSEFSPLLISRGGELQSVCASAGLTPHEVTGANQLIPFDRFIALLEAASASLGADDFALMLASRQDLRALGPVSLMLRDCETVSQAISVTVSQLTLLVSGISMAERLHADEFIVEIDVHLPGLKYRRQFRDYLVGSTLMVVRNLSGLTRQLHQCQLYGHPQTPTEQAELTAFLGCTPDFGAQRIVLHFPASLGLSPLAPSAIRNPRVASDMASARRHLEASIQSALTYLLVSGASNVQTVASLLGYSERTLRRRLTQHGLSYQGILDAFRLDQANKYLSSTHYRMSDIASLLGFANQSAFSRFYLNATGLTPSRYRAGLLSNTSPE